A window from Elusimicrobiota bacterium encodes these proteins:
- a CDS encoding 2-oxoacid:acceptor oxidoreductase subunit alpha, with amino-acid sequence MSDTSTQPKPSHLPIEEIESAVIRFAGDSGDGIQLTGMQFTTTTAFAGNDLSTFPDFPAEIRAPVGTTAGVSGFQIQFSSRQVLTPGDAPDVFVAMNPAAMKANVKDVKKGGMIIVNKDTFNAANLKKAGYEEGKNPLEDGSLSDFRVIPVELGRLTRNALEGMGLSATETERCKNFFALGMMYWLYDRPMESTLKWIEAKFKKNPKFVEANHKALHAGNAYAETAEIFGHHFRVRKAPIKPGVYRNITGNEATALGFVAASSVSGLPLWLGSYPITPASDVLHELSKHKNFGVKTFQAEDEIAAIGSAIGAAFAGNLALTTTSGPGVALKTEAIGLAVMTELPVVILNVQRGGPSTGLPTKTEQADLFQALYGRNGESPVPVLAAATPGDCFLMAFEACRLAVKYMTPVFLLTDGYLANGSEPWLIPDAASLTKFGREPLPALGDFKLYKRDPETMARSWPIPGVPGYEHRLGGIEKQDITGNISYDPDNHERMVRLRAAKVNKIAQDIPPTEILGEKKGKVLLVGWGGTYGAITAAVQNLQKQGKSVSSVHIRHLNPLPPDLGDIMAGFERVIVPELNMGQLLKVLRAKYLVPATGLNKIKGQPFKVSEIEAGVEAILKGGE; translated from the coding sequence ATGAGCGACACCTCCACCCAGCCGAAGCCTTCCCACCTCCCGATCGAGGAGATCGAGTCCGCCGTGATCCGTTTCGCCGGGGACTCCGGTGACGGGATCCAGCTGACCGGCATGCAGTTCACCACCACCACCGCCTTCGCGGGCAACGACCTGTCCACCTTCCCCGACTTCCCCGCCGAGATCCGCGCCCCCGTGGGCACGACCGCCGGCGTCTCGGGCTTCCAGATCCAATTCTCGTCGCGCCAGGTGCTCACCCCCGGCGACGCGCCCGACGTGTTCGTGGCGATGAACCCGGCCGCGATGAAGGCCAACGTCAAGGACGTCAAGAAAGGCGGCATGATCATCGTCAACAAGGACACCTTCAACGCGGCCAACCTGAAGAAGGCCGGCTACGAGGAAGGCAAGAACCCGCTCGAGGACGGCAGCCTGTCCGACTTCCGCGTGATCCCCGTCGAGCTCGGCCGCCTGACGCGCAACGCCCTCGAGGGCATGGGCCTGTCGGCGACGGAGACCGAGCGCTGCAAGAACTTCTTCGCGCTCGGCATGATGTACTGGCTCTACGACCGCCCGATGGAGTCGACGCTGAAGTGGATCGAGGCCAAGTTCAAGAAGAACCCCAAGTTCGTCGAGGCCAACCACAAGGCGCTCCACGCCGGCAACGCGTACGCCGAGACCGCGGAGATCTTCGGCCACCACTTCCGCGTGCGCAAGGCGCCGATCAAGCCCGGCGTGTACCGCAACATCACCGGCAACGAGGCGACCGCGCTCGGCTTCGTCGCCGCCTCGAGCGTCTCGGGCCTGCCGCTGTGGCTCGGCTCGTACCCGATCACGCCCGCCTCCGACGTGCTCCACGAGCTGTCGAAGCACAAGAACTTCGGCGTGAAGACCTTCCAGGCCGAGGACGAGATCGCCGCGATCGGCAGCGCCATCGGCGCCGCGTTCGCAGGCAACCTCGCGCTGACGACCACGTCGGGCCCCGGAGTCGCGCTGAAGACCGAGGCGATCGGCCTGGCCGTCATGACCGAGCTGCCCGTCGTGATCCTGAACGTGCAGCGCGGCGGCCCGTCCACCGGCCTGCCGACGAAGACTGAGCAGGCCGACCTGTTCCAGGCCCTGTACGGCCGCAACGGCGAGAGCCCGGTGCCCGTGCTGGCGGCCGCGACCCCCGGCGACTGCTTCCTGATGGCCTTCGAGGCCTGCCGCCTCGCGGTCAAGTACATGACCCCGGTGTTCCTCCTCACCGACGGCTACCTCGCCAACGGCTCCGAGCCGTGGCTGATCCCGGACGCCGCGTCGCTGACCAAGTTCGGCCGGGAGCCGCTCCCCGCGCTCGGGGACTTCAAGCTGTACAAGCGCGACCCCGAGACGATGGCGCGGTCCTGGCCGATCCCCGGCGTGCCCGGCTACGAGCATCGCCTGGGCGGCATCGAGAAGCAGGACATCACGGGAAACATCTCCTACGATCCCGACAACCACGAGCGGATGGTCCGCCTGCGCGCCGCGAAGGTCAACAAGATCGCCCAGGACATCCCTCCGACCGAGATCCTCGGCGAGAAGAAGGGCAAGGTGCTGCTCGTCGGCTGGGGAGGGACCTACGGGGCCATCACGGCCGCGGTGCAGAACCTCCAGAAGCAGGGCAAGAGCGTCTCCTCCGTCCACATCCGCCACCTCAATCCGCTGCCGCCGGACCTCGGCGACATCATGGCGGGCTTCGAGCGCGTGATCGTGCCCGAGCTGAACATGGGCCAGCTGCTCAAGGTGCTGCGCGCGAAATACCTCGTCCCGGCGACGGGGCTCAACAAGATCAAGGGCCAGCCGTTCAAGGTCTCCGAGATCGAAGCCGGCGTCGAAGCGATCCTCAAGGGAGGCGAATAA
- a CDS encoding trypsin-like peptidase domain-containing protein gives MKRLQAVLALLLAASIPLRAETTTDPLWYLLSTYALTPDAKAVESANDGSGDAKGLASLQSDLLLLSDGLESFRDEEQAKETLARLEPRMSPELKPFFRDRSSGLDALYRTLAVADYTWAGRFQESSCVPSEKRASLLSNQDGLFSTAAGEASPWLVSLLGPTAAGKTAAQALDQASAKTRLAPADYEKKRARARKLTLALASEKADGAVRARLYCARASIYEELAAHHRAMESGLVQAARSVASRPEESVFVVAWKDHRAAGTLLQTKSGPVLLTDASVVADTDRPFLFAYSGSTRPVEIKAVVIRRQPYLRLAVLAFSEDQSRPGLALAEAAPEKDELVTVLGHTTVAGLWTKTSGLVTKTGESSFQTDAAISPELTGGPVLNEAGGVAGLLVLRPADTEEGRWPVAIPAPVLAHWLNTPESEATGISQTEVIEDAGTAAVLSRTRSGALTEAGLGAWNIPSLPPPPRVPNGVCVQNCGGSSSYSGGTA, from the coding sequence ATTCCGCTCCGGGCTGAGACCACGACCGATCCTCTCTGGTATCTACTTTCGACATACGCGCTGACCCCAGACGCCAAAGCGGTCGAATCTGCGAACGACGGCTCCGGAGACGCGAAGGGGCTGGCCTCCCTTCAGTCCGATCTTCTTCTCCTGTCCGATGGGCTAGAGTCCTTCCGCGACGAAGAACAAGCCAAGGAGACCCTCGCCCGTCTCGAGCCGCGCATGTCCCCGGAGTTAAAGCCCTTTTTCCGGGATCGATCATCGGGCCTCGACGCGCTCTACCGCACTTTGGCGGTCGCCGACTACACCTGGGCCGGGCGCTTTCAGGAGTCGTCCTGCGTTCCCTCCGAGAAACGAGCGTCGCTTCTGTCCAACCAGGATGGGCTGTTCTCCACTGCAGCCGGGGAAGCTTCACCTTGGCTGGTTTCCTTATTGGGACCAACCGCGGCCGGCAAAACCGCGGCTCAGGCGCTTGACCAAGCCTCGGCCAAGACGAGGCTTGCGCCGGCCGATTATGAGAAGAAGCGCGCCCGGGCCCGCAAGTTGACCTTGGCGCTCGCCTCGGAAAAGGCGGACGGCGCCGTGCGCGCCAGGCTCTATTGTGCCCGTGCCTCAATCTATGAAGAACTTGCCGCCCATCACCGCGCGATGGAATCGGGTCTGGTTCAGGCGGCACGTTCAGTCGCAAGCCGGCCTGAGGAGAGCGTTTTCGTCGTGGCGTGGAAGGATCATCGCGCCGCCGGGACTTTGCTCCAGACGAAGTCCGGGCCTGTTCTTCTCACCGATGCCTCCGTAGTCGCCGACACCGACCGCCCGTTCCTCTTCGCCTATTCCGGAAGCACCCGGCCAGTCGAGATAAAGGCCGTCGTCATCCGCCGCCAACCGTACCTCCGTTTGGCGGTTCTCGCTTTTTCCGAGGATCAGTCTCGTCCGGGACTCGCCTTGGCGGAGGCCGCTCCCGAGAAAGACGAACTCGTCACCGTGCTCGGCCATACGACGGTCGCGGGACTGTGGACCAAGACCTCCGGCCTCGTCACCAAAACCGGGGAGAGCAGCTTCCAGACCGACGCCGCGATTTCGCCCGAGTTGACGGGAGGTCCGGTCCTCAACGAGGCGGGTGGAGTCGCGGGCTTGCTCGTCCTGCGCCCGGCCGATACAGAGGAAGGCCGATGGCCGGTTGCCATACCGGCGCCTGTGCTCGCGCACTGGCTTAATACCCCCGAATCGGAAGCGACGGGAATCTCCCAGACTGAAGTCATCGAGGACGCCGGTACCGCCGCCGTCCTGAGTCGGACTCGTTCCGGCGCGTTGACGGAAGCCGGCCTTGGAGCCTGGAACATCCCCAGCCTGCCTCCGCCGCCGCGCGTCCCGAACGGCGTCTGCGTGCAGAACTGCGGCGGTTCGTCGTCTTACTCGGGAGGGACCGCATAA